In Arsenicicoccus sp. oral taxon 190, the following are encoded in one genomic region:
- a CDS encoding polyamine ABC transporter substrate-binding protein — protein MSARSRAARVASSTHPLPSRRLTRRGLLGSAAGAALLAACAPPAPPTAARTTRALPADRSATERRVAFASWTQYLDQDERTKRFPTLDEFVRATGIQVSYTEEIDDNDLYVNKIAPQLRAGQDIGRDLIVLSDWMVNRVIAQELVQPLELIRMPHAGNLRPELMDAPFDPGRHYSLPWQSGLTGIGYDASRVKPIRTIADLWRPDLKGKVVALSEWRDTLGVILRSQGVDPAGAFTRDQVAAAVEVVDRQLRSGQIRRIRGNSYAQDLQSGNALAGLVWSGDIATLRAETGNEHWTFVMPESGGMLWSDNAVVPITSPHRRNAQRLLDWYYQPQIAARVAAWVSYICPVAGAQQAMEKVDPGLVEDPLIFPTADFLARQTSVFRALDPQEEADYAAMWTKVVGQ, from the coding sequence TTGAGCGCTCGCTCCCGTGCGGCCCGCGTCGCCAGCAGCACCCACCCCCTGCCCAGCCGTCGCCTCACGCGACGGGGTCTGCTGGGATCGGCCGCCGGGGCAGCCCTGCTGGCCGCCTGCGCCCCGCCGGCGCCGCCGACCGCCGCCCGCACCACGCGCGCGCTCCCGGCGGACCGCTCGGCCACGGAACGACGGGTGGCCTTCGCCAGCTGGACGCAGTACCTCGACCAGGACGAGCGGACCAAGAGGTTCCCGACGCTCGACGAGTTCGTGCGGGCCACCGGGATCCAGGTGAGCTACACCGAGGAGATCGACGACAACGACCTCTACGTCAACAAGATCGCGCCGCAGCTGCGCGCCGGGCAGGACATCGGGCGTGACCTGATCGTCCTGTCGGACTGGATGGTCAACCGGGTCATCGCCCAGGAGCTCGTGCAGCCGTTGGAGCTGATCCGGATGCCGCACGCCGGCAACCTGCGGCCCGAGCTCATGGACGCACCCTTCGACCCCGGCCGGCACTACTCGCTGCCGTGGCAGTCCGGGCTGACCGGGATCGGCTACGACGCGAGCCGGGTGAAGCCGATCCGGACCATCGCGGACCTGTGGCGACCCGACCTCAAGGGCAAGGTCGTCGCCCTGTCGGAGTGGCGGGACACCCTGGGGGTGATCCTGCGCAGCCAGGGCGTCGACCCGGCCGGCGCCTTCACCCGCGACCAGGTCGCGGCGGCGGTGGAGGTCGTCGACCGGCAGCTGCGCTCGGGCCAGATCCGCCGGATCCGGGGCAACTCCTACGCGCAGGACCTGCAGAGCGGCAACGCCCTCGCCGGCCTGGTGTGGAGCGGGGACATCGCGACGCTGCGGGCCGAGACGGGCAACGAGCACTGGACCTTCGTCATGCCGGAGTCCGGCGGGATGCTCTGGAGCGACAACGCCGTCGTCCCGATCACGTCGCCGCACCGCCGCAACGCCCAGCGGCTGCTCGACTGGTACTACCAGCCGCAGATCGCCGCCCGGGTCGCCGCCTGGGTGAGCTACATCTGCCCGGTCGCCGGGGCGCAGCAGGCGATGGAGAAGGTGGACCCCGGGCTGGTCGAGGACCCGCTGATCTTCCCCACCGCGGACTTCCTGGCCCGGCAGACCAGCGTCTTCCGGGCCCTGGACCCGCAGGAGGAGGCGGACTACGCCGCGATGTGGACCAAGGTGGTGGGCCAGTGA
- a CDS encoding propionyl-CoA synthetase, with amino-acid sequence MSTGAYAAAYESSKQDPEAFWAAAAKDIDWITAPTRVLDDSRAPFYTWFPDGRLNVCYNALDRHVVHGRADQAALHYDSPVTGARATYTYAELLELVARFAGVLRDLGVTKGDRVVIYMPMVPEAVVAMLACARIGAIHSVVFGGFAPQELAARIDDAAPKVVVSASCGVEPKRVVAYKPYLDEAIRRADHKPERCVILQREQQRAEMGERDLDWAEVMRPGVVQPAECVPVESSHPLYILYTSGTTGKPKGIVRDSGGYAVALRWSMPNLYGIEAGDTMFTASDVGWVVGHSYIVYAPLLTGATTIVYEGKPIGTPDAGAFWRVVQDYGVSSLFTAPTAFRAIKKEDPEARLFADYDTSSLRTIYLAGERLDPDTYEWATERTGRPVVDNWWQTETGWPIACNPRGIEELPIKPGSPSTAVCGYDVRVLDDQGNEVPAGTEGAIVIALPMPPGTLPTLWQDDDRYVSSYLSAYDGYYLTGDGGYIDEDGYVYVMGRTDDVLNVAGHRLSTGSIEAALAGHPAVAECAVIGVADSFKGQVPRGLVMLKSGVDVSAPGAEEQLRKELVQRVREEVGAVAALHRVDIVDGLPKTRSGKILRKTMRQIADGQEAQVPSTIEDRSVLDSLTAVLQRQD; translated from the coding sequence ATGAGCACGGGTGCCTACGCAGCGGCGTACGAGTCGAGCAAGCAGGACCCCGAGGCCTTCTGGGCCGCGGCGGCCAAGGACATCGACTGGATCACCGCGCCCACGCGGGTCCTGGACGACAGCAGGGCGCCGTTCTACACGTGGTTCCCGGACGGTCGGCTCAACGTCTGCTACAACGCGCTGGACCGCCACGTGGTGCACGGCCGCGCCGACCAGGCGGCCCTGCACTACGACAGCCCCGTCACCGGCGCCCGGGCCACGTACACCTACGCGGAGCTGCTCGAGCTCGTCGCGCGCTTCGCCGGCGTCCTGCGCGACCTCGGCGTCACCAAGGGCGACCGCGTGGTGATCTACATGCCGATGGTCCCGGAGGCCGTCGTGGCGATGCTCGCCTGCGCCCGCATCGGCGCCATCCACTCGGTGGTGTTCGGCGGGTTCGCGCCGCAAGAGCTCGCCGCCCGGATCGACGACGCGGCGCCCAAGGTCGTGGTCAGCGCCAGCTGCGGCGTCGAGCCCAAGCGGGTCGTCGCCTACAAGCCGTACCTCGACGAGGCGATCCGCCGCGCCGACCACAAGCCCGAGCGGTGCGTCATCCTGCAGCGCGAGCAGCAGCGCGCCGAGATGGGGGAGCGGGACCTGGACTGGGCCGAGGTCATGCGCCCCGGCGTGGTACAGCCGGCCGAGTGCGTGCCGGTCGAGTCCTCCCACCCGCTCTACATCCTCTACACCTCCGGCACCACGGGGAAGCCCAAGGGGATCGTGCGGGACAGCGGCGGCTACGCCGTGGCGCTGCGCTGGTCGATGCCCAACCTCTACGGCATCGAGGCGGGCGACACGATGTTCACGGCCTCCGACGTCGGCTGGGTGGTCGGGCACTCCTACATCGTCTACGCCCCGCTGCTGACGGGGGCGACCACGATCGTCTACGAGGGCAAGCCGATCGGCACGCCCGACGCGGGCGCCTTCTGGCGGGTCGTGCAGGACTACGGCGTGTCCTCGCTCTTCACGGCGCCGACGGCGTTCCGGGCGATCAAGAAGGAGGACCCGGAGGCCAGGCTGTTCGCCGACTACGACACCTCCAGCCTGCGCACGATCTACCTCGCCGGTGAGCGCCTGGACCCCGACACCTACGAGTGGGCGACCGAGCGCACCGGACGCCCGGTGGTCGACAACTGGTGGCAGACCGAGACCGGCTGGCCGATCGCCTGCAACCCGCGCGGGATCGAGGAGCTGCCGATCAAGCCGGGGTCCCCGTCGACGGCCGTCTGCGGGTACGACGTGCGGGTCCTCGACGACCAGGGCAACGAGGTCCCCGCCGGCACGGAGGGCGCCATCGTCATCGCGCTGCCCATGCCGCCCGGGACCCTGCCGACGCTGTGGCAGGACGACGACCGCTACGTCTCGAGCTACCTGTCCGCCTACGACGGCTACTACCTCACCGGCGACGGCGGCTACATCGACGAGGACGGCTACGTCTACGTCATGGGCCGCACCGACGACGTGCTCAACGTGGCTGGGCACCGGCTGTCCACCGGCTCCATCGAGGCCGCCCTGGCGGGTCACCCGGCGGTCGCGGAGTGCGCGGTCATCGGCGTCGCCGACTCCTTCAAGGGCCAGGTGCCTCGCGGGCTGGTCATGCTGAAGTCGGGCGTGGACGTCTCGGCACCCGGCGCGGAGGAGCAGCTGCGCAAGGAGCTGGTCCAGCGGGTCCGCGAGGAGGTGGGCGCGGTGGCCGCCCTGCACCGCGTGGACATCGTCGACGGCCTGCCCAAGACGCGCTCGGGCAAGATCCTGCGCAAGACCATGCGCCAGATCGCCGACGGCCAGGAGGCGCAGGTGCCCTCCACCATCGAGGACCGCAGCGTGCTGGACTCCCTGACGGCGGTGCTGCAGCGCCAGGACTGA
- a CDS encoding LOG family protein, whose protein sequence is MEIEDSATLRALLDGGHSLHGARLQGIDLTECAPALLARSDLRGLVVLGGRASVDVVQHLVRAGAVVFPAVHDAPVDVYRSRLYTPEELYTGLADGYDRTPDALAYAWSQDGTLVGDPYVAVLRSLHDDSMEDALDELLEGRRVVGVMGGHGVGRGSADYADAARLGHDLAGLGLVVATGGGPGAMEAANLGAASPGREALETALAQLATVPGFVPSVSDWAGVALAARAGWPVAAAPTSIGIPTWFYGHEPPNVFAQAIAKFFSNALREDLLLARCTAGVVVLPGAAGTVQEVFQLATRLYYAAPGDTVPLVLVGRRCWTEELPVWPLLQALGVGREMGGRLHLVDDVADVADLLRETPRVVASTTRERS, encoded by the coding sequence ATGGAGATCGAGGACTCAGCCACGCTGCGGGCGCTGCTGGACGGCGGGCACTCGCTGCACGGCGCCCGGCTGCAGGGCATCGACCTGACGGAGTGCGCCCCGGCGCTGCTGGCGCGCTCCGACCTGCGTGGCCTCGTGGTGCTCGGGGGGCGCGCCTCGGTCGACGTCGTGCAGCACCTGGTGCGGGCGGGAGCCGTGGTCTTCCCGGCGGTCCACGACGCCCCGGTCGACGTCTACCGGTCCCGGCTCTACACGCCCGAGGAGCTCTACACCGGGCTGGCCGACGGCTACGACCGCACCCCCGACGCGCTCGCCTACGCCTGGTCCCAGGACGGCACCCTGGTGGGGGACCCCTACGTCGCGGTCCTGCGGTCGCTGCACGACGACTCCATGGAGGACGCCCTCGACGAGCTGCTCGAGGGCCGTCGGGTCGTCGGGGTCATGGGCGGCCACGGGGTGGGTCGTGGCAGCGCGGACTACGCGGACGCGGCCCGGCTCGGGCACGACCTCGCGGGGCTGGGCCTGGTGGTCGCCACCGGCGGTGGACCGGGCGCGATGGAGGCGGCCAACCTGGGGGCGGCGAGCCCGGGCCGTGAGGCCCTGGAGACCGCGCTGGCGCAGCTGGCCACCGTGCCGGGCTTCGTGCCGTCGGTGAGCGACTGGGCGGGCGTGGCCCTCGCCGCCCGCGCAGGCTGGCCGGTGGCGGCGGCCCCGACGAGCATCGGCATCCCCACGTGGTTCTACGGCCACGAGCCGCCCAACGTCTTCGCCCAGGCCATCGCCAAGTTCTTCTCCAACGCGCTGCGCGAGGACCTGCTGCTCGCCCGCTGCACCGCCGGGGTCGTCGTGCTGCCCGGCGCGGCGGGCACCGTGCAGGAGGTCTTCCAGCTGGCGACCCGCCTCTACTACGCCGCCCCCGGGGACACCGTCCCGCTCGTGCTCGTGGGCCGGCGCTGCTGGACCGAGGAGCTGCCGGTGTGGCCGCTGCTGCAGGCCCTCGGGGTCGGGCGCGAGATGGGTGGGCGGCTGCACCTGGTGGACGACGTCGCCGACGTCGCCGACCTGCTGCGCGAGACCCCCAGAGTGGTCGCATCCACGACGAGAGAGCGCTCCTGA
- a CDS encoding DedA family protein codes for MDVTTLDVLTLRPRRRGGTRPGRTGVGPAGPGSPWKDPALSALTLPTQLPAAGTDGGITGWAVHLMETLGGPGAMVATLLDSVFPPIPSELILPLAGFTAYRGGMTLADAIVWSTVGSLLGALVLYWAGAALGRERVNAIARRVPLVDVHDIDKGFEWFERHGRRVTFFGRMVPMVRSMVSVPAGVERMPLGIFCLLTTLGSLCWNAALILGGYALGSQWARIEQWAGWFQYAVIAFFVVLIARWVRQKLRGRRAP; via the coding sequence GTGGATGTGACCACTCTGGACGTCCTGACCCTGCGCCCACGCCGGCGGGGCGGAACTCGCCCGGGGAGGACCGGCGTTGGACCTGCTGGACCCGGCTCCCCCTGGAAGGACCCTGCCCTGAGCGCGCTCACCCTCCCCACGCAGCTGCCCGCCGCCGGCACCGACGGCGGCATCACCGGGTGGGCGGTCCACCTGATGGAGACCCTCGGCGGCCCCGGTGCCATGGTGGCCACCCTGCTCGACAGCGTCTTCCCCCCGATCCCGAGCGAGCTGATCCTGCCGCTCGCGGGGTTCACGGCCTACCGCGGCGGGATGACGCTCGCCGACGCCATCGTGTGGAGCACCGTCGGCTCGCTGCTCGGCGCGCTGGTCCTCTACTGGGCCGGCGCCGCGCTGGGTCGCGAGCGGGTCAACGCCATCGCCCGCAGGGTGCCGCTGGTCGACGTCCACGACATCGACAAGGGCTTCGAGTGGTTCGAGCGGCACGGCCGCCGCGTCACGTTCTTCGGCCGGATGGTGCCGATGGTGCGGTCGATGGTGTCGGTCCCGGCGGGCGTGGAGCGGATGCCCCTCGGCATCTTCTGCCTGCTCACGACCCTGGGGTCGTTGTGCTGGAATGCCGCCCTGATCCTCGGCGGCTACGCCCTCGGGTCGCAGTGGGCCCGCATCGAGCAGTGGGCGGGCTGGTTCCAGTACGCCGTGATCGCCTTCTTCGTGGTCCTGATCGCGCGGTGGGTGCGCCAGAAGCTCCGGGGTCGCCGCGCCCCCTGA
- the rlmN gene encoding 23S rRNA (adenine(2503)-C(2))-methyltransferase RlmN has translation MTDSQPTDLPTPTTRPAPGQLTFTAPRRGKPPVHLADLAPGERKAFLTELGHQGFRAKQLSVHYFDRLVTDPDDMPDLPKAQRSELVAAALPTLLTPVTTRVADDGLTHKKVWRLHDGALVESVVMRYPGRATICISSQAGCGMNCPFCATGQGGLQRNMSTAEIVEQVVSAARSLRNGELGPMPEGDAGPLRVSNVVFMGMGEALANYKAAIGAIRRLVDPTPDGLGMSARGVTMSTVGLVPGIDKLAAEGIPVTLALSLHAPDDELRDELVPINTRWKVDEALDAARRYFETTGRRVSIEYALIKDVNDHAWRAELLADKLNARGSGWVHVNPIPLNPTPGSRWTASRKGVEQQFVERLRGRGIPTTVRDTRGQDIDGACGQLAAVTA, from the coding sequence ATGACCGACTCCCAGCCGACCGACCTGCCCACGCCGACCACCAGGCCCGCGCCGGGGCAGCTGACCTTCACCGCACCCCGCCGGGGCAAGCCGCCGGTGCACCTCGCGGACCTCGCACCCGGCGAGCGCAAGGCCTTCCTCACCGAGCTGGGGCACCAGGGATTCCGCGCCAAGCAGCTGAGCGTCCACTACTTCGACCGGCTGGTCACCGACCCCGACGACATGCCCGACCTGCCCAAGGCGCAGCGGTCCGAGCTGGTCGCGGCGGCGCTCCCGACGCTGCTGACGCCGGTCACCACGCGGGTCGCTGACGACGGCCTCACCCACAAGAAGGTGTGGCGGCTGCACGACGGGGCCCTGGTGGAGTCCGTCGTCATGCGCTACCCGGGGCGGGCGACCATCTGCATCTCGAGCCAGGCCGGGTGCGGCATGAACTGCCCCTTCTGCGCCACCGGGCAGGGCGGGCTGCAGCGCAACATGAGCACCGCCGAGATCGTCGAGCAGGTCGTCAGCGCCGCGCGGTCGCTGCGCAACGGCGAGCTCGGCCCGATGCCCGAGGGCGATGCGGGCCCGCTGCGCGTGTCCAACGTCGTCTTCATGGGGATGGGGGAGGCGCTCGCCAACTACAAGGCGGCGATCGGGGCGATCCGCCGGCTCGTCGACCCGACGCCGGACGGGCTCGGCATGAGCGCCCGCGGCGTCACGATGTCCACGGTCGGCCTGGTGCCCGGGATCGACAAGCTGGCCGCGGAGGGCATCCCCGTCACGCTCGCGCTGTCCCTGCACGCCCCCGACGACGAGCTGCGCGACGAGCTCGTCCCGATCAACACGCGCTGGAAGGTCGACGAGGCGCTCGACGCGGCGCGGCGCTACTTCGAGACCACCGGGCGCCGCGTGTCGATCGAGTACGCCCTGATCAAGGACGTCAACGACCACGCCTGGCGGGCCGAGCTGCTCGCCGACAAGCTCAACGCGCGCGGCTCCGGGTGGGTGCACGTCAACCCGATCCCGCTCAACCCCACGCCGGGGTCGCGCTGGACTGCGTCGCGCAAGGGCGTCGAGCAGCAGTTCGTCGAGCGGCTGCGCGGGCGGGGGATCCCGACGACGGTGCGCGACACCCGCGGTCAGGACATCGACGGGGCCTGCGGTCAGCTCGCCGCCGTCACCGCCTGA
- a CDS encoding phosphatidate cytidylyltransferase — MPDLPPALEGSRLHRRIQRALEVARRSKSPGRAGRNLPAAIGVGVGLGAAIILSLWWRPEAFLALVTVAIVIGMWEMVQAVRHGRVLVPVVPTMVGGVVMLQCAYAGGPRALTLSFTLTVVVVVVWRALLGIRDALRDVAGATLTLAYVPLLASFCIMLLAQPLGELRVITFIAVTVFSDIGGYAVGVLKGKHPMAPSISPKKSWEGFAGSLATCTAVGALCTSWLLAAPWWTGVLLGAGACVTATVGDLCESVIKRDLGIKDMGHVLPGHGGIMDRLDSLLLTAPMCWLVLTYLVPAGAAG; from the coding sequence ATGCCCGACCTGCCCCCGGCCCTCGAGGGTTCGCGCCTGCACCGCAGGATCCAGCGAGCCCTCGAGGTGGCGCGACGCTCCAAGTCGCCCGGCCGGGCAGGCCGCAACCTGCCGGCCGCCATCGGCGTGGGGGTGGGGCTGGGCGCCGCGATCATCCTGTCGCTGTGGTGGCGCCCGGAGGCCTTCCTCGCCCTGGTGACCGTCGCCATCGTCATCGGGATGTGGGAGATGGTGCAGGCCGTGCGGCACGGCCGCGTGCTCGTCCCGGTGGTGCCGACGATGGTCGGTGGGGTGGTCATGCTGCAGTGCGCGTATGCCGGGGGCCCGCGGGCCCTCACCCTCTCCTTCACCCTCACCGTGGTGGTGGTGGTCGTCTGGCGGGCGTTGCTCGGGATCCGGGACGCGCTGCGGGACGTCGCCGGCGCCACCTTGACGCTGGCCTACGTGCCGCTGTTGGCCAGCTTCTGCATCATGCTGCTCGCCCAGCCCCTCGGTGAGCTGCGCGTCATCACCTTCATCGCCGTCACCGTCTTCTCCGACATCGGCGGCTACGCGGTGGGCGTGCTCAAGGGCAAGCACCCGATGGCGCCGTCCATCTCCCCGAAGAAGTCCTGGGAGGGCTTCGCGGGCTCCCTGGCCACCTGCACGGCGGTCGGTGCGCTGTGCACCAGCTGGCTGCTGGCGGCCCCCTGGTGGACGGGGGTGCTGCTGGGCGCCGGGGCCTGCGTCACGGCCACCGTCGGCGACCTGTGCGAGTCGGTGATCAAGCGGGACCTCGGCATCAAGGACATGGGCCACGTCCTGCCCGGCCACGGCGGCATCATGGACCGCCTGGACTCGCTGCTGCTGACCGCCCCGATGTGCTGGCTCGTGCTCACCTACCTCGTCCCCGCCGGAGCAGCGGGCTGA
- the frr gene encoding ribosome recycling factor codes for MIDDILLEAEEKMEKAIDVAKEDFGAIRTGRANPALFHKIMVDYYGAPTPLQQLASIQVPEARMVLITPFDKTATKDVEKALRQSSLGLNPSEDGGVLRINLPELTQERRKEYIKIAREKGEHGKVSMRNIRRHAKDQIDKLVKDGGVGEDEGTRAEKELETLTKKYTDQVDVLLKGKESELLEV; via the coding sequence ATGATCGACGACATCCTGCTCGAGGCCGAGGAGAAGATGGAGAAGGCGATCGACGTCGCCAAGGAGGACTTCGGGGCGATCCGCACCGGCCGCGCCAACCCGGCCCTCTTCCACAAGATCATGGTCGACTACTACGGCGCCCCCACGCCGCTGCAGCAGCTCGCCTCGATCCAGGTGCCCGAGGCCCGCATGGTCCTCATCACCCCCTTCGACAAGACGGCCACCAAGGACGTCGAGAAGGCGCTGCGCCAGTCCAGCCTCGGCCTCAACCCGAGCGAGGACGGCGGCGTGCTGCGCATCAACCTGCCCGAGCTGACGCAGGAGCGGCGCAAGGAGTACATCAAGATCGCCCGCGAGAAGGGCGAGCACGGCAAGGTGTCGATGCGCAACATCCGCCGCCACGCCAAGGACCAGATCGACAAGCTCGTCAAGGACGGCGGCGTCGGCGAGGACGAGGGCACCCGCGCCGAGAAGGAGCTGGAGACCCTCACCAAGAAGTACACCGACCAGGTCGACGTGCTCCTCAAGGGCAAGGAGTCCGAGCTGCTGGAGGTCTGA
- the pyrH gene encoding UMP kinase has product MTDLTAHADNRGYERVLLKLSGEVFGGGRVGLDPDVVRGIAHQIAQAVQSGVQVCVVIGGGNFFRGAQLQEKGMDRARADYIGMLGTVMNCLALQDFLEKEGVETRVQSAIAMTQVAEPYIPRRAMRHMEKGRVVIFGAGAGMPYFSTDTVSAQRALETKCDAVLIAKNGVDGVYDADPRTNPQARRYDTLTYAEALAQGLKVVDAAAFSLCMDNKLPMIVFGMEGEGNVAAAVRGEKIGTVVTA; this is encoded by the coding sequence ATGACCGACCTCACCGCGCACGCCGACAACCGAGGGTACGAGCGGGTCCTGCTGAAGCTGTCGGGCGAGGTCTTCGGTGGCGGTCGTGTCGGTCTGGACCCGGACGTCGTGCGGGGCATCGCGCACCAGATCGCCCAGGCGGTGCAGTCGGGGGTGCAGGTGTGCGTGGTCATCGGCGGCGGCAACTTCTTCCGCGGCGCCCAGCTGCAGGAGAAGGGCATGGACCGGGCCCGCGCGGACTACATCGGGATGCTCGGCACGGTGATGAACTGCCTGGCGCTGCAGGACTTCCTCGAGAAGGAAGGCGTCGAGACGCGGGTCCAGAGCGCGATCGCCATGACCCAGGTGGCCGAGCCCTACATCCCGCGCCGCGCGATGCGCCACATGGAGAAGGGACGCGTCGTGATCTTCGGCGCGGGCGCCGGGATGCCCTACTTCTCCACCGACACCGTCAGCGCGCAGCGTGCGCTGGAGACCAAGTGCGACGCGGTCCTGATCGCCAAGAACGGCGTCGACGGCGTCTACGATGCCGACCCCAGGACCAACCCGCAGGCCCGCCGCTACGACACCCTCACGTATGCCGAGGCGCTGGCGCAGGGCCTCAAGGTCGTGGACGCGGCGGCGTTCAGCCTCTGCATGGACAACAAGCTGCCGATGATCGTCTTCGGCATGGAGGGCGAGGGCAATGTCGCCGCCGCCGTCCGTGGTGAGAAGATCGGGACGGTCGTCACCGCCTGA
- the tsf gene encoding translation elongation factor Ts: MANYTAADIKALREKTGAGMLDVKKALDEADGDQAKATEILRVKGLKGVTKREGRATSNGLVRAHVDGGVGTLVEVLCETDFVAKGDKFGQLADTVLQAAVDSQATDAASLLAHQVDGKTVQELLDEANATIGEKIEVKRVARLEGDKVTSYLHKTSPDLPAQIGVLLVTEGGDEQVAHDVALHIAAFAPSVLSRDEIDEATVANERRIAEETAKEEGKPEAALPKIVEGRVNGFFKEMVLTEQAFAKDAKKTVGKVLDEAGTKATAFARFRVGS; the protein is encoded by the coding sequence ATGGCCAACTACACCGCTGCTGACATCAAGGCGCTCCGGGAGAAGACCGGCGCCGGCATGCTCGACGTCAAGAAGGCCCTCGACGAGGCCGACGGCGACCAGGCCAAGGCCACCGAGATCCTGCGCGTCAAGGGTCTCAAGGGCGTCACCAAGCGCGAGGGCCGCGCGACCTCCAACGGTCTGGTCCGCGCCCACGTCGACGGTGGCGTCGGCACCCTCGTCGAGGTGCTGTGCGAGACCGACTTCGTCGCCAAGGGCGACAAGTTCGGCCAGCTCGCCGACACCGTCCTGCAGGCCGCGGTCGACTCCCAGGCCACCGACGCCGCCTCGCTGCTCGCCCACCAGGTCGACGGCAAGACGGTCCAGGAGCTGCTGGACGAGGCCAACGCCACCATCGGCGAGAAGATCGAGGTCAAGCGGGTCGCCCGCCTCGAGGGCGACAAGGTCACGTCCTACCTGCACAAGACCAGCCCCGACCTGCCCGCGCAGATCGGCGTCCTCCTCGTGACCGAGGGTGGCGACGAGCAGGTGGCGCACGACGTGGCGCTGCACATCGCGGCGTTCGCGCCGTCGGTGCTCTCCCGCGACGAGATCGACGAGGCGACGGTGGCCAACGAGCGCCGCATCGCCGAGGAGACCGCCAAGGAGGAGGGCAAGCCCGAGGCTGCGCTCCCCAAGATCGTCGAGGGTCGCGTCAACGGCTTCTTCAAGGAGATGGTCCTGACCGAGCAGGCCTTCGCCAAGGACGCCAAGAAGACCGTCGGCAAGGTCCTCGACGAGGCCGGCACCAAGGCCACGGCCTTCGCCCGGTTCCGCGTCGGCAGCTGA
- the rpsB gene encoding 30S ribosomal protein S2, with translation MAVVTMRQLLESGVHFGHQTRRWNPKMKRFILTERNGIYIIDLQQSLTYINDAFEFVKATVAHGGTVLFVGTKKQAQEPVAEQATRVGMPYVNHRWLGGMLTNFNTVSKRLSRLKELEEIDFDDVAGSGRTKKELLVLKREKDKLEKTLGGIRNMAKVPSAVWIVDTKKEHLAVDEARKLGVPVIAILDTNCDPDEVDYKIPGNDDAIRSVTLLTRVIADAVAEGLVQRSSGRSTEGETEAEPLAEWERELYAEAAAAEAPAAAEAPAADAQDAQQTETPAQAETPAAQGTQPADVTEQVAEQPAAEQA, from the coding sequence ATGGCCGTCGTCACGATGCGCCAGCTCCTCGAGAGCGGCGTCCACTTCGGGCACCAGACCCGGCGCTGGAACCCCAAGATGAAGCGCTTCATCCTCACCGAGCGCAACGGCATCTACATCATCGACCTGCAGCAGTCGCTGACCTACATCAACGACGCGTTCGAGTTCGTCAAGGCCACGGTCGCCCACGGCGGCACCGTGCTCTTCGTCGGCACCAAGAAGCAGGCCCAGGAGCCCGTCGCCGAGCAGGCGACCCGCGTCGGCATGCCCTACGTCAACCACCGCTGGCTGGGTGGCATGCTCACCAACTTCAACACCGTCTCCAAGCGGCTCTCGCGCCTCAAGGAGCTCGAGGAGATCGACTTCGACGACGTGGCCGGCTCGGGCCGCACCAAGAAGGAGCTCCTGGTCCTCAAGCGCGAGAAGGACAAGCTGGAGAAGACCCTCGGCGGCATCCGCAACATGGCCAAGGTCCCCTCGGCCGTGTGGATCGTCGACACCAAGAAGGAGCACCTCGCCGTCGACGAGGCGCGCAAGCTGGGCGTCCCGGTCATCGCGATCCTGGACACCAACTGCGACCCCGACGAGGTCGACTACAAGATCCCCGGCAACGACGACGCCATCCGCTCGGTCACGCTGCTCACGCGCGTGATCGCCGACGCGGTCGCCGAGGGCCTCGTGCAGCGCTCCTCCGGCCGCTCCACCGAGGGCGAAACCGAGGCCGAGCCGCTGGCCGAGTGGGAGCGCGAGCTCTACGCCGAGGCCGCCGCCGCGGAGGCTCCCGCCGCTGCCGAGGCGCCCGCCGCGGACGCGCAGGACGCGCAGCAGACCGAGACCCCGGCGCAGGCCGAGACCCCGGCCGCGCAGGGCACCCAGCCGGCCGACGTGACCGAGCAGGTCGCCGAGCAGCCCGCCGCCGAGCAGGCCTGA